The Bradyrhizobium sp. WSM471 genome includes the window GGCAAAGCCCGTGCTGGAGAACATGGGCAAGAAGATCGTGCATTGCGGCGGTGCCGGCGCGGGCCAAGCGGCAAAGATCTGCAACAACATGATCCTCGGCATTTCCATGATCGCCGTGAGCGAGGCGTTCGCGCTGGCCGAGAAGCTCGGGCTCTCGCACCAGGCGCTGTTCGACGTCGCCTCGACCTCGTCGGGCCAGTGCTGGTCGCTGACCACCTATTGCCCGGTGCCCGGGCCATTGCCGACCTCGCCCGCCAACAACGACTACAAGCCGGGCTTTGCCTCGGCGCTGATGGTGAAGGATCTGACGCTGGCGCAGGACGCCGCCAAGGCCGCGGGCGCGGCGACGCCGCTCGGCAAGCATGCGCAGGAAATCTATCAGTCATTCGACGCAGCCGGCCACGGCGGGGTGGATTTTTCCGGAATTATCAAGCACGTTCGCAGCCTCGCTGAGAAATAGCGATGCTTTGCTCGTAGCCGGGATGGAGCGAAGAGAAATCCGGGACAGCCGCTTCCAATTGCCTAGCTGGCCCCGGATTGCGCTTCGCTCCATCCGGGCTACGCTCGAAGGTCAATTCGACGGGCTCTCACCATGACGACATTTCAGGAAGCGCGCGCGTTTCTACTTCATAACCGCACGGACTACGAGACAGCGGTCAAGGGCTTCCGCTGGCCCGATCCGGTTCCCTTCAACTGGGCGCTCGACTGGTTCGACGCCGAGCTGGCGGCGAATGCGGACAGCAAGGATCGTCCTGCGCTCTGGATCGTCGATGCCGCGCAGGACCGGCAGACCAAGCTCTCGTTCGCGGCGTTGTCGCGCCGCTCCAACCAGGTCGCGAATTTCCTCCGTGCGCAAGGCTTGAGGCGCGGCGATCATCTCCTGCTGCTGCTCGGCAATGTCGTTCCGCTGTGGGAGACAATGCTGGCGGCGATCAAGCTTGGCGTCGTCGTGATTCCCGCAACGACGCTGCTCACCGCCGACGAGCTCCACGACCGGCTCGATCGCGGCAAGGCGAAGGCGGTGGTGGCAGCGCAGGACCAGGTTGCGAAGTTCGCAAGCCTTGGCGCCGACAATATCGTCCGCATTGTCGTGGGCGAGGCTTCCGATGGCTGGCTTTCCTATGATGAGGCGGCAAAGGCGGCGGAGAGCTTTGCAGCCGACGGCCCGACCAACGCCGATGACCCCATGCTGCTCTATTTCACCTCGGGCACAACCGCAAAGCCGAAGCTGGTGCGGCACAGCCAGCGCAGTTACCCCGTCGGCCATCTCTCGACCATGTACTGGATCGGGTTGAAGCCCGGCGACGTCCATCTCAACATCTCCTCGCCCGGCTGGGCCAAGCACGCCTGGAGCTGCTTCTTCGCGCCGTGGAACGCGGGCGCGACCGTGTTCGTGCTCAACCAGCCGCGCTTCGACGCCAAGGGCCTGCTTGCCACCATCGGCCGCTGCGGCGTCACCACGCTGTGCGCGCCGCCGACGGTGTGGCGGCTGTTCATCCAGGAGAACCTGTCGTCATTCAAGGTGGCCTTGCGCGAGGTCTGCGGCGCGGGCGAGCCGCTCAATCCGGAAGTGATCGACCAGGTGCAGGCCGCCTGGGGCCTCACCATCCGCGATGGTTACGGGCAGACGGAAACGACAGCGCTCGCCGGCAACTCGCCGGGGCAAAAGATCAAGATCGGCTCGATGGGCCGGCCGCTGCCGGGCTATCGCGTGCAGGTCAGCGACGCCGATGGTCATCCGGCCAAGGAGGGCGAGGTGGCTCTGGTGCTCGGCGAAAACCGCCCCGCCGGCCTGATGCAGGGCTATCAAGGCGACAACGGTGAACTGTCCGGGGCCGAAGGCGAGCTTTATCGCAGCGGCGACGTCGTGTTCGAGGACGATGATGGCTATCTCACCTTCGTCGGCCGCTCCGACGACGTGTTCAAATCCTCCGACTATCGCATCAGCCCGTTCGAACTCGAGAGCGTGTTGCTCGAGCACGAGCTCGTCGCGGAAGCCGCCGTGGTGCCGAGCCCGGATCCGATCCGGCTGGCGATTCCCAAGGCCTTCGTGCTGCTGACATCCGGCGCGGAGCGCTCGCCGGAAACCGCGCTCTCCATCTTCAGGCATCTGCACGCGCGCCTGGCGCCGTTCAAGCGCATCCGCCGCCTCGAGATCGTGACGGAGCTGCCGAAGACAATCTCGGGAAAGATCCGCCGCGTTCAGCTCAGACGTCTCGAGCGCGACGACGACCGCAACGATCCCCTGCGCGGTCGGGAATTCCGCGAAGAGGATTTTCCGGAACTGCCGAAAACACGGAGCGAGACCTAAGTGAACGAAGTCTGGAAGAAGCCGCCGATTTCCTTGGACGCCTATCAGGCCATGGTCGGCAAGGAGATCGGGGTGTCGTCGTGGCACCTGGTCGATCAGCCCCGCATCGACACCTATGCCGACGTGATCGAGGATCACCAGTTCATTCACGTCGACCCGGAGCGTGCGAAGAAGGAGACGGCGTTCGGCACCACCATCGCGCACGGTTTCCTCACGATGTCGCTGCTGTCGATCATGTCGTACGAGGTGATGCCCGTCATCGCGGGCACCACGATGGGCGTCAATTACGGTTTCGACAAGTTGCGTTTCATCTCGCCGGTGCGCTCGGGAAAACGCGTTCGCGGTCGTTTCGTGCTGGCGGAAGCGAAGCTGCGCAAGCCGAATGAATTGCAGTCGCGCACCAACGTCACCGTGGAGATCGAAGGTGAGGACAAGCCCGCGCTGGTCGCGGAGTGGCTGGGGTTGATCTATTTCGCCTGAGGCGAGCCGTTCCTGCCGGACTTGACCCGGCAACCCATCGCTGCTCAAAAGCCGTTCAAATCGCGCTCGGTGCACCCTCTCCCCTTGCGGGAGAGGGTGGCGAAATCGAGCGGAGCGAGATGAAGCCGGGTGAGGGGTATCTTTCCACACGCTCATCTGCCGAGACAGACCCCTCATCCGGCGCCGTAGCCAACGCTACGCGTTGGCGTTTTAACTAGGAACGGCGGCCGTTGGCCGCCTATGCCACCTTCTCCCAGAAGGGGAGAAAGGAAGACAGCACAAGGAAGCACAATGGCAATCAGGTTCGACGGACGCGTCGCCATCGTCACCGGCGCGGGGAATGGTCTGGGGCGCGCGCATGCGCTGGGATTGGCCAGCCGTGGCGCCAAAGTGGTCGTCAACGATTTCGGTGGCGCGCGCGACGGCAGCGGCGGCTCGCTCTCGCCGGCGGAAGCCGTGGTCGAGGAGATCCGCAAGGCCGGTGGCATCGCCATGGCCGACGGCGCCGACGTCTCCAATTTCGAGCAGGTCACCGCGATGGTCGAGCGCGCCACCAAGGAATGGGGCAGCGTCGATCTCTTGTGTGCCAATGCCGGCATTTTGCGCGACAAGTCGTTCGGCAAGATGGAAGCGGCCGATTTCCAGAAGGTGCTCGACGTGCACCTCGTCGGCACCTTCTATTGCTGCAAGGCGGCCTGGGCCGGCATGCGCGATCGCAACTACGGCCGCATCGTGCTGACGACGTCGTCCTCCGGCCTCTACGGCAATTTCGGCCAGGCCAATTACGGAGCAGCCAAGTCCGGCATGGTCGGCCTGATGAACGTGCTGGCGGAAGAGGGCCGCAAGTCCGACATCCGCGTCAACATTATCTCGCCGACGGCAGCAACCCGCATGACGGAAGAGTTGCTGCCGCCGCAGGCGCTGCAGTTGATGAAGCCGAACGCGATCACGCCAGCGGTCGAGTACATGCTGAGCGAGGATGCGCCGACCCGCACCATCATGGGCGCTGGCGCCGGCTCGTTCGCGGTGATCAAGATCGTCGAGAGCGAAGGCATCAACCTGCCGGAGTCCGAGTGGACCCCGGATGCGGTCGCGGAGCATTTCGCAGAGATCAGCGACATGTCGAAGGCGAAGGCGCTGCAGGGGGCGTTCGAGCAGACGCAGAAATACGTGGCGCAGGCCGCCGCGCGTGCCGGGGTAAAGCTCTGACAGCGGTCGCCGTCATCGGCGCCGGCCCTGCTGGGCTGATGGCGGCCGAAGTGCTCGCGCAGGGCGGTGCTCGTGTCACCGTCTACGATTCCATGCCATCCGCGGGCCGCAAATTCCTGATGGCCGGCCGCGGCGGACTCAATCTCACCCACAGCGAACCGCTGCCGCAGTTCATCACGCGCTATCGCGAGGCGGCGCCGAGACTGCAGGCTGCGATCGAAGCGTTTTCGCCTGACTCGCTGCGTGCCTGGAGCGAGGCGCTGGGCGAGCCGACCTTTGTCGGCTCCAGCGGGCGTGTGTTTCCGAAAGCGTTCAAGGCATCGCCATTGCTGCGGGCGTGGCTGCGGCGCCTCGATGCTGCCGGCGTGCGCTTTGCCTTTCGGCAGCGCTGGATGGGCTGGGACCGGGACGGACGGCTGGTCTTTGACCCGCCCGGCAGCGGCGCTACCGTCGCCGCGGACGCCACAGTGCTGGCACTCGGCGGCGCCAGCTGGCCGCGACTAGGCTCCGATGGCGGCTGGACGACGATCCTGGCCGACAAAGGCGTTGCGATCTCGACGCTGCGGCCAGCGAACTCCGGCTTCACAGTCGCATGGTCCGAAATCTTCCGCACGCGCTTCGAAGGCCAGCCACTCAAGGGCATTACGCTGTCCTTCGGCCCACACCGGGCGCGCGGCGAGGCCATGATCACAAGCGGCGGGATCGAGGGCGGGGCGATCTATGCGCTGTCGGCCGAACTGCGCGAGGCGATCGCGGCGAACGGCGAAGCGGTCCTGCATGTCGCCTTGCGGCCGGATGTCGATCATGGCGAACTCGTCAAACGCCTGTCCGCATCGCGCGGCAAGCAATCGTTCTCCAACTTCCTGCGCAAGGCTGCGCAGCTGTCGCCGGTCGCAGTCGGGCTGTTGCAGGAAGCCGCCATCAGTGCCGGCCAGTCGTTGTCGGCCGTGTCGGCCGAAGGTTTGGCGGAGCTCATTAACGCCGTGCCGATCAAGCTCACGGGCGTAGCGCCGATCGCGCGCGCGATCTCCAGCGCCGGCGGGATTTCTCTCGATGAACTCGACTCGGACTTCATGATCCGCAAGCTGCCGGGCGTGTTCGCGGCCGGTGAGATGCTGGACTGGGAGGCGCCGACCGGTGGCTATTTGCTTCAGGCCTCGTTCGCGACGGGGGCTGCGGCGGGCAGGGGCGTGTTGCGACGGCTCGCCCTGAAGGACGGGTAGAGCGCACGCTCCACCCATCCCACGGAGCCCTACCTCAGTTTTCCCCGTGCCGCCACCGGCAGCGTGCCGATGATCTCCTCACCGCGCACCATCACCACTTCGTCCATCATGTTGACGACGACGCAGACATGATTGGGCACGACCCGCACGACGTCGCCGACATTGGGCCGGGTGTTGCTGCGGGAGAGGTCGAGGAAGCCGTGCTCTTCGGCGAAGCGTGCGATCTTCGCTTCGGGGTGCTCGAGGATGAGGCCGTGGCCGTCGAGGCCGCCGGTGTCCGTCGTCAGAGTCTTCGAGCCCGCGTCGAGGATGCCGCGCTCAGGCGCGGCGCGGCTGACCACCGTCGAATAGATGTGCAGCGCGCAGTCATCCCAGGTGGCGACGCCCGCCGCGACCTGCATGCGGTCGTTATAGATGTAGGTGCCGAAGCGGTGCTCGGTGCCGCCCTTGAGCTTGCCGAGATTCTTCAGGTTCGGCGTTCCGCCGGTCGAGACGATTTTTGCATCCAGCCCGTGCGCGCGCACGCCGGCCAGAGCTTCGTCATAGAATTTTTGCGCGTCCACCCAGCCGGTCTCGGTCGGATACATCATGAAGCCAGCGAATTGCAGTCCCTTGGATGCAGCAATCTCTTGCGCCAGCGCAATCGCCTCGGCGGGCGTTTCGACGCCGGCGCGCTTGCGTCCTGTGTCGCATTCGACCACGACCGACAGCGGTCGGCCTGAGGCCGCGGCGGCCTTGGGCAGGCCGGCAACGACGGTCGAATTGTCAGCGGCGACCGTCATGTTCGCCTTCGCCTGCAGCGCCCCTAACCGCGCCATCTTCTCTTCGCCGAGCAGGTTGTAGCTGATCAGGATGTCATCGATGCCGGCATTGGCCATGATCTCGGCTTCACCGAGCTTCTGGCAGGTGATGCCCTTGGCACCGGCAGCGATCTGCATCTTCGCGATCGTCGGGTTCTTGTGCGTCTTGATGTGAGGCCGGTTGGCGATCCCGGCGTCATCGCAGGCCTTCTGGATCCGCGCGATGTTGCGCTCGACCTTGTCCATGTCGATGACGGCGCAGGGCGTGCCGTATTCGCGGGCGATCTTGGCGGCAAGGGTCGTTGTCATGGAAGTCTCTGAGTTGGCGCGCATTCCGTTTGCAAAAGCGGTGCCCACTTTTGCGAATGCACGCTAGGCCTGTTCAATCTCTTCGCGCCGCACTTCGAGCTCCAGCCATTTGTCCTCGGCCTCGGCCAGTTCCTTTTGCGCCTTCGTCAGAGCGTCGGATGCCTGGTCGAAGCGCTTGCGATCCTTTCGGAAGAGATCGGGGTCGTCAAGGAAGCGCTGCTGCTTGGCGATTTCGGCCTGCAGCTTGGCGATGGTCTTGGGCAGCGTCTCCAGCGCGTGTTGCTCGTTGAAAGTCAACCGCCGTCTCGCGCCGCCGGACGGCGCAACTGATCGCTGCTCTCTCGTCTCTTCGACGGCCTTCGCTGTCGCGCGCTTCACGTCGGCGCCGCGCTGGGCCAGCATGTCGGTATAACCGCCGGCGTATTCGAGCCAGCGTCCGTTGCCCTCGGGCACGATCACAGACGTTACCACGCGGTCGAGAAAATCGCGATCGTGGCTGATCAGGATCACGGTGCCTTCATAGTCGCTGAGCATCTCCTCGAGGACGTCGAGGGTCTCCAGGTCGAGGTCGTTGGTCGGCTCGTCCAGCACCAGGAGGTTGGAGGGTTTTGCCAGCGCGCGTGCCAGCATAAGCCGGCCGCGCTCGCCGCCCGACAGCACCTCCAACGGCGTGCGCATCTGTTCCTGGGCGAACAGGAAGTCTTTCATGTAGCTGACGACATGCTTCGGCTTGCCGCCGACCATGACATGGTCGCCGCGGCCGCCGGTGAGCGCCTCGGCCAGCGTCGTCTTCGGATCGAGACTTTCCCGATGCTGGTCGAGCGTGGCCATCTCGATGTTGGCACCGAGCCGTATGCTGCCGCTGTCCGGTGCGCTGCCGCCGGTCAGCATCTCGATCAGCGTGGTCTTGCCGGCACCATTCGGGCCGACGATGCCGATACGGTCGCCGCGCTGGACGCGGATCGAGAAGCCGTCGACGATCTTTCGCTCGCCATAGGACCGGCTGATATCCTTGGCCTCGATGACGAGCTTGCCGGATTTGTCGGCCTCGGCAGCCGCGAGATTGGCGTTGCCCGTCGCGCCGCGATGGGTGCGGCGCTGGTCGCGCAGCGCGTGCAGGTTTCCCAGCCGCTTGACGTTGCGCTTGCGGCGGCCCGAGACGCCGTAACGCAACCAGTGCTCCTCGTTGACGATCTTGCGGTCGAGCTTGTGCTGGTCGCGCTCTTCCTCCGCGAGCACCTCGTCACGCCAGGCCTCGAAGGCACTGAAGCCGCGGTCGATCTGCCGGATCTGGCCGCGGTCGAGCCAGGCGGTGCTGCGCGAGAGATTGCCCAGGAAGCGCCGATCGTGGCTGATGATCACCAGCGCGCAGCGGCGGCTTTCCAGTTCGCCCTCCAGCCATTCGATGGTCGGAAGATCCAGATGGTTGGTCGGCTCGTCCAGCAGCAGGATGTCGGGTGAGGGCGCCAGCACGCGCGCCAGCGCGGCGCGACGCGCTTCGCCGCCGGAGACATGCGCCGGATCTTCTTCGCCGCTGAGACCGAGCTGCTCGACCAGATAGCGCGCCTGATAGTGGTCGTCGCCGGCATTGAGGCCGGCCTCGACATAGGCCAGCGTGGTGGAGAAACCGGAAAAATCCGGCTCCTGCGGCAGGTAGCGGATGGTAGCGCCGGGCTGCACGAAACGGCTGCCGCCATCCGGTTCGACCAGGCCGGCGGCGATCTTGAGCAGCGTCGATTTGCCGGACCCGTTGCGGCCGATCAGACAGACGCGCTCGCCGGTCGAAACCGACAGTTCGACGCCTGCCAGGAGCGGCGTGCCGCCGAAGGTCAGCTTGATATCGCGCAGTTGAATCAGCGGTGGCGCCATGCGGTGTCTCAGTCCTGTCTTGTTGCGGCCTGGTCGGCGCGGCGGCGCTGGATGCGGCGGATGGTCTGGTCGAGTGTCGACAGAAACGTCGAGCGGTCGCGCGGTGAATAGGATTTCGGACCGCCGGTGACTTCGCCGGCCGAGCGTAAATCGGTCATCAGGTTGCGGACCGCGAGCGTCATCCCGATCGATTCCTCGGTGAACGCCTTGCCGTTGGACGCAATCACATCGGCGCCGGCCTTCACGCAGCGGCTCGCGAGTGGAATATCCGAGGTAATGACGATATCGCCGGGCCCGGCGCGTTCCGCGATCCAGTCATCGGCCGCGTCCATGCCGGCACCCGCGGCGACCCGCTCGATCAGCGGATCCTGGGGCACGCGGATGAAATTGCCCGCGACTACGCTCACGGGCAGGCCGTGCCTGCCAGCGACGCGATAGATCTCGTCCTTCACCGGACAGGCGTCGGCGTCGACATAGATGCGGGTGGTGTTTTGAGGGTTCGTCATTGTCCGTAGATGGGGCTTGCGAAGCGGTTCCGCAGCAGCCGCGTGGTACCCCATTCGGATCGCAAAGGCGAGGGGATTGACCCCGGTTCCTCAGGGCCTACGATCGGCCCGAAACAACAAGAATTTGGGGAAAGCCAAGCCATGCCGAACCGGCTCGAAACCTATCGCGTCGAGGCCTACAACACGGCCAAACAATCCGAAAACAAGATGCATGACGACAATGTGGCGCGCCGCTTCGGATTTTCCGGCGGGCTGGTCCCCGGCGTCGACGTCTTCGCCTACATGGTGCATGTGCCGGTGGCGCGCTGGGGCCGAGATTTCCTGTCGCGCGGGCTGATCGAGGCGCGTTTCATCAAGCCGGTCTATGACGGCGAGACCGCCGACGTCGATGCGACCGAGCACAACGGCTTGCTCACCATCGAGGTGTTCAGCCGTACCGAGCTCTGCGCAACGGGCACGGCGTCGCTGCCGGCGACTGCGACTGCGGTGTCGTTGAGCGACTATGTCGAGGTCCCCGCGATTGCCGAGCGCAAGCCGGTCAGCGCGGCAACATTCGAGACCGGCAAATGGCTCGGCACGACACCGCGCCGCTGGGCCGGGCAGGATGCGGCCGACTATCTCGCCGACATCCGTGAGACCGATCCGATCTTCGCGGGCGAGGGGCTAGGCCACCCCGGCCTGATCCAGCGCGTCATGAACCGCGTGCTGGTGGACAACACGATCCTCGGCCCCTGGATCCATGTCGGCAGCCGCATGCAATTGTTGTCGGCCGCACGCTCCGGTGACGAGATCACCGCGCGGGCAAAAGTCACCGCGAATTACGAGAAGAAGGGCCACCGCTTCGTCGAGCTCGACGCGCTGGTGGTTGCCAACGGCACGACGCCGCTGGCGCACTGCCAGCACATCGCGATCTACCAGCCGCGCGAGCAGGCGGTGGCGTAGGCACGGGCGAAGAGAGGCAAGTACACGGCTCCAAGCTCGGTGTCATGCCCCGCGAAGGCGGGGCATCCAGTACGCCGCGGCTTCTCCGTAAATCACTGCCGCCTCAGAGTACTGGATCGCCCGGTCGAGCCGGGCGATGACAGTGAGCTTGTGGAGGCAGATGGGCAGCGCTACGCCGCTTTCCCCTTGGCATCCTGGATCGCCCGCCACACGCGCTCCGGCGTCAGCGGCATGTCGATGTGCTTGATGCCGTAGTCGGAGAGCGCGTCGATCACCGCGTTCACGACCGTTGACAGGCTGCCGGCGCAGCCGGCCTCGCCGCAGCCTTTGCTGCCGAGTGGATTGGTCGTGGCCGGCACCGGGTGGTCGCCGACCGTCATGTTCGGAACGTCCTCGGCGCGCGGCAGGGCGTAGTCCATCAGCGAGCCCGTGATCGGCTGGCCGCTCTCGTCGTAACGGACGTGCTCCATGAGAGCCTGGCCGATGCCCTGGACGACGCCGCCATGGAGCTGGCCCGCGACCAGCAGCGGGTTGATCACCGTGCCGAAATCGTTGACCGCGCTGTAGCGCACGATCTGCACGACGCCGGTCTCGGGGTCGATCTCGACCTCGGCGACATGGCAGCCGTTCGGGAAGGACGACGGCACCGGTTCGCTGGTGTGATCGACGTCGAGGCTGTCGGGCACGCCATCCGGGGTCTTGCCGTCGTGCAGGCGCTTGGCGAGCTCCATGATGTCGATGCTGCGGTCGGTGCCGGCGATCGTAAAGCTGCCGCCTTCGAATTCGATGTCGGCTTCGGATGCCTCGAGCATGTGCGCGGCGGCGCGCTTGCCCTTTTCAATCACGAGCTTGGCGGCGCCCACGATCGCCATGCCGGTCGCGGTGATCGAGCGCGAGCCACCGGTGCCATTGCCGGTGTGGACGATATCGCTGTCGCCCTGCACCAGCTTGACGCTGTCGAAGGGGACGCCGAGCTGCTGGCAGAGTACCTGCGCGAATGCGGACGCGTGGCCCTGGCCGTAATCGAGCGTTCCGGTGATGAGCTGCACCGAGCCATCGGGATCGAACACGATCTTGCCGAGCTCGACGCCGGGAGGTGCGGTCACCTCCAGATAGGAACCGACGGCGATGCCACGCAGTTTGCCGGACTTCTTGCTCTCCTTCTTGCGCTTGGCAAAATTCTCGTGGTCGGAGATTTCGAGCGCCTTGTTGAAGACAGCCTGGAAGTCGCCGCTGTCATAGGTGACGCCGGAGGACGCGGCGAACGGCATCTGGTTCTGCTTGATGAAGTTGCGCTTGCGCAAGGTCAGCCGGTTGATGCCCATCTCGTCGGCGGCGCGGTCGATCAGCCGCTCCATGTAGTAGTTGGCCTCGGGCCGGCCCGCGCCGCGATAGGCGCCCATCAGCGTGGTGTTGGTCAGCACCGTCTTGATATCGACGGCCATCAGCGGTGTGCGATAGACGCTGGAAAAGTTCTTGCTGGTGTTGAGCGAGAGCGGACTGGGGGCAACGCCGGTGATGTAGGCACCGAGATTGCCGTAGCCCGAGAGCTTGGCGGCGAGGAAATGCCCCTCGGCGTCCAGCGCGAGCTCGGCGTGAATCTTCTGCGCACGGCCGTGGCTGTCGGACAAGAAACTGGTCGAGCGTTCGTCCAGCCATTTTACCGGCCGTCCCAATTCCTTGGCCGCATACAGGATGCACATGTACTCGGGGTAGTTGACGTTCTTCATGCCGAAGGAGCCGCCGACATTGGCGGTGAGGATGCGCACCTTCTCGTTCGGCACCTTCAGGTTCTTGGCGAGGTTGGCGCGGTTGCCGGCGACGCCCTGCGTCGGCATCTGGATGGTGTAGCGCTCGGACTTCTTGTCGTAGGAGGCAAGGCCGACGCGCGGCTCCATCGAGACCACGGCGACGCGGGTGTTCTCGATGTCGACCTTGGTGACGTGAGCGGCGCTGGCGAAGGCCGCATTGACCTTCTCGATGTCGCCATAGTGGTAGTCGAGCGCGACATTGTTCGGGATGTGATCGTAGAGTTGCGGCGCGCCGGGTTTTGCGGCTTCCTCGGGATCGGTCACCGCTGGCAACGGGTCGATATCGAGCTCGACCGCCTCGGCCGCGTCGCGCGCCTGGGCCAGCGTCTCCGCCACCACGAAGGCGACAGGATCGCCGACGAAGCGGACCTTGTCGGTTGCGAGCGGCTGGCGGTTAGTCTGGAGCAGGGGAGAGCCGTCACGGCTCTTCAGCGGCAGGCCGCAGGTGAAGGGGCCGTAGCCGGCCGCATCGAGGTCCTTGCCGGTCCACACCCCCAGCACGCCCGGCATCGCCCTGGCGGCGTCGATGTTGATGCCGCGAATGGCGCCGTGGGCATGGGTCGAGCGGACGATCACGGCATGGGCCTGGCCCGGCAGGTTGAAATCGTCGGTGTAGCGGCCCTTGCCGCGCACCAGGGTATCGTCCTCCTTGCGGCGGACCGGCTGCCCGACGCCATATTTTTGCAGTGCAATAGCGTTTTCGAGCGTCGAGGATTTGGTGTGTTCTTGCATGGAATTGACCTGAAAAGCCGGCAATTGCGCGGTTTGGGGGGCGCCTAGGGGACCGGACCCCTCAAAAATAACCCACCGGCCCGTTCACGACAACGCACGAATGGGCATGGTCCCATGTGATGTGTTGTTGCGCAGGATTGGTGCGCTGCTAATGTTTCAGGCGAAAAAGCAATTCCAGCTCGGCCTAACCGGCCGCGGAAAGACAGTTTGTATGAATGACCACACGCGGCTCCGCGACGGCCTTGCGCCGCACGGTGAGCTGGGGTCGATGGCGGCGGCGTTCGCCACTGAACCGGCCGTCGGCGCGCAAGCGCCGGGAACCGGCGTCTACGCGGCGCTCGACCTCGGCACCAACAATTGCAGGCTCCTGATCGCCTGTCCGACCCACGACGGCTTTCGGGTGGTCGATTCCTTCTCGCGCATCATCCGGCTCGGCGAGGGCGTCTCGGCGACGGGGTGCATCAGCGAGGCCGCGATCGAGCGCGCCATCGTGGCGCTCGGGATCTGCCGCGACAAGATCAACCTGCGCAAAGCCAAGCGATTGCGGCTGATCGCCACCGAAGCCTGCCGCGCTGCCTCGAACGCCGAGGGCTTTCGCAGCCGCGTCGCTGCCGAGACCGGGATCGAGCTCGAGGTGATCGACCGCGAGACCGAGGCGGCGCTCGCCGTGCTCGGCTGCTCGCCGCTGGTCGATCCCAGGGGGCGCGGCGCGATCCTGTTCGACATCGGCGGCGGCTCGACCGAGCTGGTGCGAATCGAGCGCGACGCCGCAAATCCGGAGCCGCGCATCAAAGCCTGGATGTCGATCCCGTTCGGTGTGGTCACGCTGGCCGAGCAGTTCGGGGGCCGCGACGTGACGCCCGAGATCTACGCCGCAATGGAGCGCGAGGTCGCCCGTCACATCACGCCGTTCGCCGAACAGCATGGCGGCGATCTCGCCGACATGCATCTCCTGGGCACATCCGGCACTGTGACGACGCTCGCCGGCATCCATCTCAATCTCGCGCGCTACGACCGCCGCCGCATCGACAGCGTCTGGATGAACGATACCGACGTCACTGCGACCATCAACAAGCTGCTCGGCATGAGCTATGAGGAGCGCGCCGGCAACAGCTGCATCAGTATCGAGCGCGCCGATCTCGTGCTGGCCGGCTGCGCCATCCTCGACGCGATCCGCCGCGCCTTTCCCCTGCCACGCCTGCGCGTCGCCGACCGGGGCCTGCGCGAAGGCATGCTGGTCGAGATGATGCGCGAAGACGGCGCGCTCAGGAGCTGGTGAGATGGCCAAGGACACCACCGGCCGCTTGCACGTCCAGGTCAAGACCCACGGCAAGCGCAAATTGTCGTCGAAGCTCTGGCTGGAGCGGCAGCTCAACGACCCCTATGTGGTGAAGGCGAAGGCGCTGGGCTATCGCTCGCGCGCCGCCTTCAAGCTGCTCGAGATCGATGACAAATACCGGCTGCTGAAGCACGGCATGGCGGTGGTCGATCTCGGTGCGGCGCCGGGCGGCTGGAGCCAGATCGCCGCCAAGCGCGTCGGCTCGGTCGACGGCAAGGGCAAGGTCATCGCGATCGACCTGCTGGAAATCCCCGAGATTGCCGGCGTCGAGTTCGCGCAGCTCGACTTCATGGACAATGACGCGCCGGGCAAGCTCAAGGCCATGCTCGACGGCGGCGGTGCCGACGT containing:
- the mmsB gene encoding 3-hydroxyisobutyrate dehydrogenase, translated to MATIAFIGLGNMGGPMAANLVKAGHKVVAFDLAEASRNQAKADGAGIAESAAGAVKGADVVVTMLPAGKHVLGVWGEVVPVMTKGALIIDSSTIDVESARQAHALAAKHGVLSVDAPVSGGTGGAKGATLTFMCGGEDNAFAAAKPVLENMGKKIVHCGGAGAGQAAKICNNMILGISMIAVSEAFALAEKLGLSHQALFDVASTSSGQCWSLTTYCPVPGPLPTSPANNDYKPGFASALMVKDLTLAQDAAKAAGAATPLGKHAQEIYQSFDAAGHGGVDFSGIIKHVRSLAEK
- a CDS encoding AMP-binding protein; amino-acid sequence: MTTFQEARAFLLHNRTDYETAVKGFRWPDPVPFNWALDWFDAELAANADSKDRPALWIVDAAQDRQTKLSFAALSRRSNQVANFLRAQGLRRGDHLLLLLGNVVPLWETMLAAIKLGVVVIPATTLLTADELHDRLDRGKAKAVVAAQDQVAKFASLGADNIVRIVVGEASDGWLSYDEAAKAAESFAADGPTNADDPMLLYFTSGTTAKPKLVRHSQRSYPVGHLSTMYWIGLKPGDVHLNISSPGWAKHAWSCFFAPWNAGATVFVLNQPRFDAKGLLATIGRCGVTTLCAPPTVWRLFIQENLSSFKVALREVCGAGEPLNPEVIDQVQAAWGLTIRDGYGQTETTALAGNSPGQKIKIGSMGRPLPGYRVQVSDADGHPAKEGEVALVLGENRPAGLMQGYQGDNGELSGAEGELYRSGDVVFEDDDGYLTFVGRSDDVFKSSDYRISPFELESVLLEHELVAEAAVVPSPDPIRLAIPKAFVLLTSGAERSPETALSIFRHLHARLAPFKRIRRLEIVTELPKTISGKIRRVQLRRLERDDDRNDPLRGREFREEDFPELPKTRSET
- a CDS encoding MaoC family dehydratase, translating into MNEVWKKPPISLDAYQAMVGKEIGVSSWHLVDQPRIDTYADVIEDHQFIHVDPERAKKETAFGTTIAHGFLTMSLLSIMSYEVMPVIAGTTMGVNYGFDKLRFISPVRSGKRVRGRFVLAEAKLRKPNELQSRTNVTVEIEGEDKPALVAEWLGLIYFA
- a CDS encoding SDR family NAD(P)-dependent oxidoreductase: MAIRFDGRVAIVTGAGNGLGRAHALGLASRGAKVVVNDFGGARDGSGGSLSPAEAVVEEIRKAGGIAMADGADVSNFEQVTAMVERATKEWGSVDLLCANAGILRDKSFGKMEAADFQKVLDVHLVGTFYCCKAAWAGMRDRNYGRIVLTTSSSGLYGNFGQANYGAAKSGMVGLMNVLAEEGRKSDIRVNIISPTAATRMTEELLPPQALQLMKPNAITPAVEYMLSEDAPTRTIMGAGAGSFAVIKIVESEGINLPESEWTPDAVAEHFAEISDMSKAKALQGAFEQTQKYVAQAAARAGVKL
- a CDS encoding TIGR03862 family flavoprotein, giving the protein MTAVAVIGAGPAGLMAAEVLAQGGARVTVYDSMPSAGRKFLMAGRGGLNLTHSEPLPQFITRYREAAPRLQAAIEAFSPDSLRAWSEALGEPTFVGSSGRVFPKAFKASPLLRAWLRRLDAAGVRFAFRQRWMGWDRDGRLVFDPPGSGATVAADATVLALGGASWPRLGSDGGWTTILADKGVAISTLRPANSGFTVAWSEIFRTRFEGQPLKGITLSFGPHRARGEAMITSGGIEGGAIYALSAELREAIAANGEAVLHVALRPDVDHGELVKRLSASRGKQSFSNFLRKAAQLSPVAVGLLQEAAISAGQSLSAVSAEGLAELINAVPIKLTGVAPIARAISSAGGISLDELDSDFMIRKLPGVFAAGEMLDWEAPTGGYLLQASFATGAAAGRGVLRRLALKDG